The DNA window gtGGAAACTTTTAATTGAAGCATACGTCACAGTTGAACAAAGATAAACATTTATGATCAAAATGataataaacacagaaatcaaTAAGTCTTCTCACTAAAGAAGCTGGAACCAGAgttattaaaatattgaaacatTTATACGGAGGTGATTCACGGTTCCTCCTGATTGCTCTGTGAAATGAGATTTTCCCAGGTGCAGTGAACGCAGCACGATGATCCCACTGTAATATTCTGTTATTTCGATGTGTAGATCTGAACAGAAACTGATGAACAGCACGAATCTGTTGTTGAGCCGGACGACGAGTTTGACTATAAAATAATCCGACATCGTAATAACATTTTCAGTTCAATGGCATTTAAAAATAGCTTCTGATTGTTAATTctttaaatgataataaaaaatcttcaagtgtttgtaaaatgtttttaaattatttgtgtCACAGTTTTTAGTGATTTTTGTTTCTACAGCATCTTTATTAtgataaaaatatgaaaactaaTGTTCAGAGCAGCATCGTGACGTGATGGTAACTATGAGGAGTTCCTTCTGGTCGTCATGACGACGCTGTGAGTgtcctcagtgtctcagagcCGGAGACGAACAGATGAATGCGTGTTGAGTTTCTGCCGAGCAGCTTGAGGAGATCCAGCTGCCGGGGTTTTCAACCAGCACACAGTCGTCCCTGGTGCGGCTCGGCAGCGCCCCCCTCAGCCTGGAGAAGGACACTGAGCTGCCGTCCGCCCACGTCCAGCCCCTCGGACCTGGAGACAGACCTGAGGACAAGCAGGGGACGgatcagcagctgctccagctgGAGGCTCGAGGCCTGAACGTGCTGCGTCACTCACCGATCCAGAACGGCTGCTTCCTGGAGAACCTCCACAGCCAGGACATGTCTCTCCTGGAGCGCACGCTGGTCAAGCTGCTGTTGAACCTGGGAGACAACCGCACCTGCCCATTAACTCAATTAGTTCCCATGGCAACCGCTGGGATTTCTGACACCTTTTTGTTTCCAGATTTTCATTGAATGAGAAACGTGGAGTGAAAAGTTCAACAACAACTTtcactagggctacgttgtagcagtTGCGGGCCCaagcacccgcacgttgaagtctgttgtggtcgggggagagagcgatcgatgaccaagcgcacgcctccgcgttgcatgcgtgtTGTGCTCCTTGGCgaagataaacgcttcacttcctgcgtccgtcacgcgaTGCGTGTGATGCGatagcacatcacactgggacgattttatgtaaatcgaatgatagttgtaaaacaaagcttacttcctgttgccagtaggtggcgccatcactaCTATTGCATACAGACtaatctgttcaagtaggggctctgatgtagcgtgagcaattttgtgtcaattggacaatgttacaacaacttaattttcactctgatcagcaggtggcgctatgaccctgaactaatattaatatatggatgTGTTCAAGTCACCATTGTGATCAAAGGTCAGTAGTTCTgagccggttggataatgcagagtggatttacaaagtactcagtaggtggcgctatgacactgaggaaataatgaCACAGAGATGTGGTtcctgatcatgtgacagaagtttggtggtgataggacaatgcacagtggagttatgacaacatcgtgtcctttgccaaaggagacaatgttgtcattgatgtgcggcgaaagtttggacccgattggaccaaatatgccagagatacagaagcttgtgttttgatgacGTGTAATCAAACGAAGTTCAAGTTGATCGGATGAAAGCCGTATGACAAGTTCGTCAAAGtataaatgtggaaaatggccaaaatagccattaaagtcaaaatggcgggctCCCTGTTttcatatctatccaagagacttatttgtttgttatgaaaagacacatgtccagtgttgccacagttactttgaaaaagtaacttagttactttacagattacttgattttaaaagtaacttagttactttacagattacttaattttaaaagtaactaagttagattacaagttactttattagtaacattcagcagctgccgacaacacccccgccgcctcaacataagaatgacaaccggttttgccaacactcactttattagatgtgcatttttaaaagtaatgtacacaacaacaacgtataatgtatctcctgacattttaagttgaactcaaaaactatttcctgaaaaaatacatgtttttctaaaaataaataaaaaaaatcactgcttttaatgactcaagtctatttgagtttacagaactcagctgggGATCCAATCCaaaccctaactccagcatagagcggctgagtgaatgtggtctggactctgtggaggagagtcatggtgtcagagacgctgtagaaggacagaacacctgcactgtgatccaggtacactcctactctggaggaccgaGGACCTGACACTAGAGTCTGAACGCTGTTGTGATTAAAGTAACAACGGTCTCTAAAACAATCTAAtaaccaagatttatcatttgaTCCCAAACTACATTCACTTGATGATCCTgttctgctgatattcttgtatgcgactgctacaccAGCTTCTTCCAactcccccacctccacctccacctcccagtaacaacgtccagtcagactctctctactcaggacctgaggccaaaaagtgaatctgtctgggtgatcagaataagactgttctCCATCCATatgtgttacttttctgtttccctcagataataacagctctgtgtatgctgtgtttggatccagtgtgatttcctgtgaatatcttaagaagtcagctctggtctctggctctagTTGTgccagtaaaacatccacttgagacacaatctgtaaaatctctgtctctgtctcactcagaatgtcctgtagtcgacctctgacctgtgacacagctgctgtcacgtcctcaaagtccctcagaggacggaacctgaagctggatgagtgtgtagattcactgagtggtgacagtgaggggtagttgtgtagaagctggttgtgatcctctgtgtctgagagctgcttcagttcatggtctttcctcctcagctcagtgatctcctgctccagtctctcctgaagctctctgactcgactcacttcagtttcctgctgggatctgatctgctgctccacatcagagcttcttttctccagcagagggatcagctcagtgaagatctcctcactgtcctccactgctttatcagcagagccattgacgtcctcctcctcctgttgaagcagcttcacatctttctctgtgtcctggactctctgctggattgttcgTCTCCTCCGcctgagctctctctgcctcttagttctttctgctgcagctgacactgtgtcgtggtctttatgttcctccacagagcagagataacagatacactgctgatcagtgcggcagaacatcttcatcacctcgttgtgacgagagcagatgttctcctggagcttctcccagggctccaccagcttgtgcttcttcaatggagggGACTGAAGATGATGccggaggtgtttttcacaataagaggccaaacaaaccaaacaggacttgagagatttccgttttctcccagtgcagacatcacaggccacatcttcaggtccagcatagcagtgataagcaggagcagcttggagtccagtcttcttcagctcctccagtgaagcagctaacatggtgcttgtctccaggacagacCTGGAGACagggtctgtctacactgagggcagctgtagcttcctctctcctcctctttgtctcagtgggtgttaataaggctcttacagtagctgtgtgcacactattgaaaagagcaacagtctacctctcctcagcagtgttgtcacactgttcaaaggcagctgcctttagtgtagctgcctttaaacagtgtgacatactGTTATATTTTAAGACTTTGATGCAggccaattaaaagtggatggcgggccgcagtttggacacccctggtctagggttagggttaggtctagGCCCcgaaaaagcccaaaatggcaaatagtaataataatgaataataataataataataataataataataataacaagtacaagtgtatcaaagaaaaaatgtggaatatggccaaaatggccactaaatgcaaaatatcaggcttcctgttgtgtttttccaattgcaccaagagacttttttgtttgtctggtcatgatacacctgtatatcgatttttgtgaagataggtcaatgggaacaccttccgggggtctcgggggtctcggggggcaccgttgagccattttgcgacgcccattgaaaattccttcagaatacgtaaattttcaccactttctaactttctgcaaattttggtaataAAATTACCAAAATTTTATTACCATTGAATTGAaaattctgaaggaattttcaattattattattattactattataataattcagaatacgtaaattttcaccactttctaactttctgcaaattttggtaagaagttgagcatgttaaagccctcaaaaagccaattcatttgcctgaataataataataataataataataataataataatagtaataataataataattgaaaattccttcagaatacgtaaattttcaccactttctaactttctgcaaattttggtaagaagttgagcatgttaaagccctcaaaaagccaattcatttgcctgaataataataataataataataataatccttacaatttcaatagggtctcaccagacacctttgatgtctgtgctcgggccataatgaaaaataaattttcaccactttctaactttctgcaaattttggtaagaagttgagcatgttaaagccctcaaaaagccaattcatttgcctgaataaaaataataaatataaaatttttagggctgcaaagcagcactgggtgggcccgagcacatccattttgaagcgttgcatgctttttgtctgaaaaaacaaaaataaccagttctgagagagagagagagacgtgacctttgcaagacataaagtttcctttgatctaggaagactgaaatcaaaggattcatggtccatgtatgtccgcgctacagaacatcgtgttttaatggcgtgtaatcaaattttgacgccacgccacggtcacaccgtgtgattaaaaaaaaatccgtcagtcagtttttatctccatcttgttgtgatgacactcatctcaatttgaagttgatccgatgaaaaccctggtacaagtgtatcaaagaaaaaatgtagaatatggccaaaatggccactaaatacaaaatatcaggcttcctgttttgtttttacaattttttgtgaagataggtcaatgggaacaccttccgggggtctcggggggtctcggggggcaccgttgagccattttgcgacacccattaaaaattccttcagaatacgtaaattttcaccactttctaactttctgcaaattttggtaagaagttgagcatgttaaagccctcaaaaagccaattcatttgcctgaataataataataataataataatactaataataataataattaaaaaaaaatccgtcagtcagttcttatctccatcttgttgtgatgacactcatctcaatttgaagttgatccgatgaaaaccctggtacaagtgtatcaaagaaaaaatgtggaatatggccaaaatggccactaaatacaaaatatcaggcttcctgttttgtttttacaattgcacccagagacttttttgtttgtttggtcatgatacacctgtatatcgatttttgtgaagataggtcaatgggaacaccttccgggggtcttggggggtctcggggggcaccgttgacccattttgcgacgcccattgaaaattccttcagaatacgtaaattttcaccactttctaactttctgctaattttggtaagaagttgagcatgttaaagccctcaaaaagccaattcatttgcctgaataataataataaccagttctgagagagaaagagacgtgacctttgcaagacataaagtttcctttgatctaagaagactgaaatcaaaggattcatggtccatgtatgtccgcgttacagaacatcgtgttttaatggcgtgtaatcaaattttgacgccacgccacggtcacaccgtgtgattaaaaaaaaatctgtcagtcagtttttatctccatcttgttgtgatgacactcatctcaatttgaagttgatccgatgaaaaccctggtacaagtgtatcgaagaaaaaatgtggaatatggccaaaatggccactaaatacaaaatatcaggcttcctgttttgtttttacaattgcacccagagacttttttgtttgtttggtcatgatacacctgtatatcgatttttgtgaagataggtcaatgggaacaccttccgggggtctcgggctgtctcggggggcaccgttgagccattttgcgacgcccattgaaaattccttcagaatacgtacattttcaccactttctaactttctgctaattttggtaagaagttgagcatgttaaagccctcaaaaagccaattcatttgcctgaataataataataataataataataataataatccttacaatttcaatagggtctcaccagacacctttgatgtctgtgctcgggccctaataaaataaagtctttcttgacctgacatattaaactgttaacactgtaatggaagaacttactacttatgatctacattgtttataaatgtaacttttcaacatgttttatgaacattgtacctgttgttcacagcattagagaagcaaggagtggttttacaaacagctgttctgtgaggcagcctggcattgacagtagtagggatcttgtttattatggcacgaaacgagggcgattcaacttaattgtcgcATAGGCTTCATGACTTCACTCCCAGAGacgcaagaagaaaatcaaatatattgtaacggactgggttcatgtttatgtttggatttgacgtatgttcagtaaagtgtgttgaaggagcgttccgatatcctgagggtcagtgaaggggtcggggtgggacatgtgactgtttggaccaataggatggcgttgttggggatgtcaggccctcattggctgctTGTGTTGGGATCGgggggcaatgaggaagtgaagtgttgttgatgtgtgcgagtgagacggagtaagagcgagaagtgcacatgttcgtgtagatgataataaaagtaacaaaaagtagacaaaatagtaacgcacagtgacttggaggagtaactttaatctgattactggtttggaaatagtaacgcgttagatttcTCGTTACTGAAAGAaggggtcagattagagtaacgcgttactaagtagcgcgttaccggcatcactgcaCATGGTCCTATAGATtgttgtacatgtcggccaatcgtagtgccggggctgccctttagggggcgctagtcagttattttgccacgcccattccttaaaaccatctgaatgtctgcaggtggggggggtggttgttgatacacacatgtagtttgagggaggttGAACCTCGAACACCGAAGTTACAGCTATTTCGCcttgaaaaagcccaaaatggaaatgcaaatccTTGGAAATACAgtagggcctcccaccgctcgGTGCTCAGGTTCTTTCATGTCAGTGtatttatagatttctgtctttacaaagtgagaactaaatatgtgtgatagaggaaggtcagtgtttgattgacagctgatctctgtgcggagcagaaacgtcaccacgacgaactttgatcaacaaacatggagaaaaaagaagttaaagatttacacacagaatctaaatcactgcttttaatgactcgagtctaattgagtttacagaactcagctgtggattcaTAATAAACcgtaactccagcatagagaggctgagtgaatgtggtctggactctgtggaggagagtcatggtgtcagagacgctgtagaaggacagaacacctgctctgtgatccaggtacacccCTGCTCTGGAGGAccaaggacctgacactggagtgtAGATGCTGTTGTAATTAAATTCATAATAGTTTCTTTCATAATgaaatgaccaagatttatcattgaatccaaatttACATTGAAGTGAGTTTCCTTTtcttctgatattcttgtatgcgactgctacaccaactccTTCTCCCCccatcttcacctccacctcccagtaacaacgtccagtcagactctctctactcaggacctgattccaataagtgaatctgtctCGGTGAGCAGAATAAGGCTGATTTTCTctgatatttgttatttttctgtttccctcaaaTAATAACAGAcgtttgtttgctgtgtttggatccattgTGATTTCcagtgaatattttaagaagtcagctctggtctctggctctggttgtggcagtaaaacatccactcgagacacaatctgtaaaatctttgtcctTGTCTCagtcagaatgtcctgtagttgacctctgacctgggacacagctgctgtcacgtcctcaaagtccctcagaggacggattctcaagctggatgagtgtgtagattcactaagtggtgacagtgaggggtagttgtgtagaagctggttgtgatcctctgtgtctgagagctgcttcagttcatggtctttcctcttcagctcagtgatctcctgctccagtctctcctgaagctctctgactcgattcagttcagtttcctgctgggatctgatctgctgctccacatcagagcttcttttctccagcagaggaatcagctcagtgaagatctcctcactgtcctccactgctttatcagcagagacattgacggcctcctcctcctgttgaagcagcttcacgtctttctctttgtcctggactctctgctggattgtttgtctcctaagcccgagctctctctgcctcttagtcctttctgctgcagcataCACTGTGttgtggtctttatgttcctccacagcgcagagataacagatacactgctgatcagtgcggcagaacctcttcatcaccttgtcgtgatgagagcagatgttctcctggagcttctccgagggctcaaccagcttgtgcttcttcaatggaggggactgaagatgaggctggaggtgttttccATAATAAGAATccaaacatttcaaacaggacttgagagctttccgttttctccaagtgcagacatcacaggccacatcttcaggtccagcagagcagtgatcagcaggagcagcttggagtccagtcttcttcagctcctccagtgaatcagctaacatggtgtttttctccaggacgggcctcggtgtgaaggtctgtctacactgaggacagctgtagcttcctctctcctcctctttgtcccagtgggtgttaatacagctcttacagtagctgtgtccacagacagtagtcaccggatccttcagtagatcctcACAGATCCTACAGCAgaacctttctctgtccaggtgattttcttgtttctccatttcagctgcttccagagactgtagaacagattcacttcctctgaacagaaacagatctctgctcctccctctctccttcacctcctctttttaccacgttttaacacactattgaaaagagcaacagtcatccctctcctcagcagtgttgtcaaactgtttaaaggcagctacactGTTTAAAGGTAGTGAACTGCCTTTAAACTAACTTTTTAaaggcagttcatcaaagtataaaacatgtcacttcctgtagcctggcgctgtgattttaagtcatgatttctttgtatatatatttatatatatatagatatcaTCAGGTTGCGcttcttgtcttacatgtctcgtttggacttgattggaccaaatatgccagagttacagaagcttgtgttttgatgttgtgtAATCAAACTGTGATGCCACGCCACggccacaccgtgtgatgaaatcaaatatataagatatatatataattatatctccatcttgttgacatgacattcccagaagttgaagttgatctgatgaaattCCAATCTATCcatgagacttttttgtttgtcatgaaaagacacatgtccctattGATTTTTATAGATGAAGGCCAATCGTggtccggggggggggctgttgatacacacatgtagtttgagggaggttGAACCTCGAAAAcagaagttacagcaatttcgtgtgtcatggcgagttgatgaactttgttGCCAGGCCATTAATAATCTGCATGATGAAAAGTCCCAGTAATCTTATGGctacattatcaatgtcttgagacccatgtgacacagtttgacatggtttcgaaaagtggatgaggaggaatactttcAAGTGTAAAacgttccaaaaacaagacatttcctgttgccaccagggggtgctgtgattttaagtcatttctgtgtagatgtcatcaggtcgcgactcttgtctcacatgtctagtttggactcgattggatcaaacatgtctgagatacagaagcctgtgttttgatggcgtgtcaAGTCACGGTCGCACAGTGTGACGAATAGTTGAAATTCGAGCAAGTtaagatctccatcttgttctgATAAGACTCACCTAAATTGTAAGTTTACAGGgccttcctgttgcgtttttcctaatgctccttgaggcttttaTGTATGAatggtcacgatacacctttgtCCCGATTtaggtgaaaatcggttatgtggaaacctaggggctgggatccaggtggcgctgttgagccattttgccacgcccattttcaaatactccagaatacgtaaattttcaccactttctaatttactgcaaagtttagaagaTTTTGGGGCATTTTGAAGCCGTCATGAAGCCAATTCTTttacctgaataataataataagaatcctttcaatttcaatagggcctctcaccgttggtgctcgggccctaagtTACACAACAGTATTAGTGTGTAACACTgttttactgtgtttgtgtgtattcatgtgtgtgtctgtgtgttcgaatgtgtgtttgtgtttattactgtgtgtattcatgtgtatacacgtgtgtgtctgtgtgtattactgtgtttgtactcatgtgtgtgtctgaatgtgtattcatttgtgtgtctgtgtgtatttctgtgtgtatattcacgtgcgtgtgtctgtgtgtattactgtgtgtgtcggtgtgtatTACCGTGTGTTTCAGGCGTACGCAATGGTTACAAATGATCTGTCTCGCTGTGAAGTGTACATTTTGTTTATGTCCTAATTTTGATTTTAGAATGTAAAGACTTAAGGAGAATAAAAATCCAACAAATAGAACTGCTAACATATTGCTGCGCAGTTTAAATAACCAACAGAGCGTTTTTAAGGCTCATGTAATGAAACTTTAACGTCTCAAAAACAAACACGCCCTCCTTCAGTGACGTCTTTTCATCATTTGACTGCAGGGGAAGTGACTGGAGTAGAAAAAGCTGTTTGCAATAGACAGCCTGTGACCACATGAGGGCATCACAGCATCAGAGTGATCTAGTCAGTTGTTTTACCTCATAAAGAAAATGTTGCGGTACGACCCGAGAAAGAGGCTGACGCTCGCCGACTCCCTGGAGCACCCCTTCTTCAGGAAAGGCAAAGCAGAGTGGCAGAAGGCAGCGAAAGTAATGAGAGAGAGGCAGCAAAGGGAGATCAGAGAGCTCAGAGAGCAAGAGATACAGCAGCCCGCTATGCAGCTCCTGTCTTACTTTAGACTGAAGGAGGAATCCAACTGTCGGAACTCTGCAGTATGTGAATGGACGAACTAGTTTACAGGATTTCCTCAGGGTGAACCTGACTTCAGGCATCTGCTTTGCTGCTCCACATTGTCCAGTGCCTTCTTTCTGGCTTACGTCCTTATTCACACGTTTGAGGATGGTGATGAAATCATCATTCCttgaataaatacaatgtaCAAAAACGTTACTATAACCACCATGGCACAGATTATGATCAAATAGTGCACAGTACACACGTTCATATTAATGGTTATGGTCAAACTACATATTTCATTTAGAGTTATGTATTTACCAGCAACAACCCTCCTTTAGCTTCTGACACACTCCTTGGGCACTGGTCCTAGGATCCTCTCCATCATGGCCAAATGCTTCCTGTTGGAGCTTCATCTCTGTTGTCTTAAATGTGCTCAATAATGTGTATCTTTCTGAATTATCTCTCAATCACATAAGTACCTGGTTTTTTTGCTTTAATAGAAAGTA is part of the Limanda limanda chromosome 9, fLimLim1.1, whole genome shotgun sequence genome and encodes:
- the LOC133010491 gene encoding tripartite motif-containing protein 16-like, whose amino-acid sequence is MERILGPVPKEERFCCRICEDLLKDPVTTVCGHSYCKSCINTHWDKEEERGSYSCPQCRQTFTPRPVLEKNTMLADSLEELKKTGLQADCYAGPEDVACDVCTGRKRKSLKSCLVCLASYCEKHLRHHLQSPPLKKHKLVEPWEKLQENICSRHNEVMKMFCRTDQQCICYLCSVEEHKDHDTVSAAAERTKRQRELRRRRRTIQQRVQDTEKDVKLLQQEEEDVNGSADKAVEDSEEIFTELIPLLEKRSSDVEQQIRSQQETEVSRVRELQERLEQEITELRRKDHELKQLSDTEDHNQLLHNYPSLSPLSESTHSSSFRFRPLRDFEDVTAAVSQVRGRLQDILSETETEILQIVSQVDVLLAQLEPETRADFLRYSQEITLDPNTAYTELLLSEGNRKVTHMDGEQSYSDHPDRFTFWPQVLSRESLTGRCYWEVEVEVGELEEAGVAVAYKNISRTGSSSECSLGSNDKSWLLDCFRDRCYFNHNSVQTLVSGPRSSRVGVYLDHSAGVLSFYSVSDTMTLLHRVQTTFTQPLYAGVRVWIGSPAEFCKLK